A stretch of Chionomys nivalis chromosome 2, mChiNiv1.1, whole genome shotgun sequence DNA encodes these proteins:
- the LOC130863084 gene encoding olfactory receptor 8H1-like, translated as MYAWNYPNETDFILMGLSDSKEMELPLAVLFLLIYLVTVLGNIGMMLIIRLDAQLHTPMYFFLSHLSFLDLSYSTAITPKTLENLLTSTKIISFAGCLTQMYVFVLLAAAECFLLASMAYDRYVAICNPLHYPIIMSARVCSALLTGSYMIGTMDSTVNMLCMNTIHFCSSKEIRHFFCDTSPILALSCNDTHNIQIIIVIFSGFTLMVSLITISASYVSVLCTILKINSTSGKHKAFSTCASHLLGVTIFYGTLIFTYMKPSKSYSLGKDQVASVFYTIVIPMLNPLIYSLRNKEVKNAVVRVIKKRENSRQISD; from the coding sequence ATGTATGCTTGGAATTACCCAAACGAGACTGACTTCATCCTCATGGGACTGTCGGATTCCAAGGAGATGGAGCTACCCCTTGCTGTGCTGTTTCTCCTGATATACCTGGTCACTGTGCTGGGGAACATAGGCATGATGCTGATCATTCGCCTCGATGCCCAGCTTCACACCCCAATGTATTTCTTCCTAAGTCACCTGTCATTCCTTGACCTCAGTTATTCAACTGCCATCACACCTAAAACCTTAGAGAACCTGCTGACTTCTACCAAGATTATTTCCTTTGCTGGCTGCCTTACTCAGATGTATGTTTTTGTCCTCTTAGCTGCTGCTGAGTGTTTCCTTCTTGCTTCAATGGCCTATGATAGGTATGTAGCTATCTGCAACCCTCTACACTACCCAATTATCATGTCCGCAAGAGTCTGCAGTGCCCTTCTCACTGGCTCCTATATGATTGGAACTATGGACTCCACTGTTAATATGCTTTGTATGAACACCATACACTTCTGCAGTTCCAAAGAAATTCGTCACTTTTTTTGTGACACATCTCCAATTTTAGCACTGTCTTGCAATgacacacataacatacaaatTATCATAGTCATCTTCTCTGGCTTCACCTTAATGGTGTCTCTTATTACAATATCTGCATCTTATGTGTCCGTTCTCTGTACTATTTTGAAGATCAATTCCACTTCAGGAAAGCATAAAGCCTTCTCCACCTGTGCCTCTCATCTCCTGGGAGTCACTATCTTTTATGGGACATTAATCTTTACTTATATGAAACCAAGTAAGTCCTACTCCTTGGGAAAGGACCAAGTGGCTTCTGTTTTCTATACAATTGTGATCCCTATGCTGAACCCACTCATTTAtagtctcagaaacaaagaagtgaaaaatgCTGTCGTTAGAGTTATCAAGAAGAGGGAGAACTCAAGGCAGATAAGTgattaa
- the LOC130863090 gene encoding olfactory receptor 141-like translates to MENVTEVTLFILRGLTDNAELQIILFFLFLVIYLFTLMGNLGLITIVIGDSQLHVPMYYFLSVLSFVDASFSTIITPKMLIDFMSEKKVISFLGCTTQMFLAVSCGTTECFLLAAMAYDRYVAIYNPLLYAVSMSPRVYMSLIIASYIGGILHASIHTGATSSLSFCGSNEIKHFFCDIPPLLVISCSDTKVNELLLFIFVSSIEVFTILIIIISYSFILSAILKMHSAEGRQKVFSTCGSHLTGVSIYYGTIFFMYMRPSSNYALEHDMIVSTFYAIVIPMLNSIIYSLRNKDVKEAVRRHLGKKFMST, encoded by the coding sequence ATGGAGAATGTCACTGAAGTGACTCTGTTCATCCTGAGGGGTCTAACGGACAATGCTGAACTGCAGATTATCCTGTTCTTCCTGTTTCTAGTTATTTACCTTTTCACACTAATGGGAAACTTGGGACTGATTACAATAGTCATTGGGGACTCCCAGCTGCATGTCCCAATGTACTATTTTCTGAGTGTTTTATCATTCGTAGATGCCTCCTTTTCTACCATTATCACCCCTAAAATGTTAATAGATTTTATGTCAGAGAAGAAGGTCATATCTTTCCTTGGATGTACAACCCAGATGTTTCTTGCTGTCAGTTGTGGAACCACAGAATGCTTTCTCTTGGCTGCGATGGCTTATGACCGCTATGTAGCTATCTATAACCCACTTCTTTATGCAGTGAGCATGTCACCTAGAGTCTACATGTCCCTGATCATTGCCTCCTACATTGGTGGAATTCTGCATGCTTCTATCCACACAGGAGCCACTTCTAGCCTATCTTTTTGTGGATCCAATGAAATTAAGCATTTTTTCTGTGATATCCCTCCTTTACTGGTTATTTCTTGCTCTGACACAAAGGTGAATGAGCTTCTACTCTTCATCTTTGTGAGCTCCATTGAGGTATTCACTATCTTAATTATTATAATCTCCTATAGTTTCATCCTTTCTGCCATTCTGAAGATGCATTCTGCTGAAGGAAGGCAAAAAGTATTCTCTACGTGTGGCTCTCACCTCACTGGAGTGTCCATCTATTATGGAACAATTTTCTTCATGTATATGCGGCCAAGTTCCAATTATGCCTTGGAACATGACATGATAGTGTCCACGTTTTATGCCATTGTGATTCCCATGCTGAATTCCATCATCTACAGTCTCAGGAACAAAGATGTAAAAGAAGCAGTGAGAAGACATTTAGGGAAAAAATTTatgtctacataa
- the LOC130863100 gene encoding olfactory receptor 1102, which produces MTRTPSDKNAEKIQMNNVTEITVFILLGFTDDFDMKIFLFILFLAIYLVTLIGNLGLVTLVIEDSRLHTPMYYFLTVLSFLDACFSTVLTPKMLVNFFSKNKSISLVGCATQMLLFVTFGTTECFLLAAMAYDRYLAIYNPLLYTVRMSPRVYVPLIIASYADGILHATIHTVATFSLSFCGSNEIRHVFCDIPPLLTISCSDTHLNQLLLFYCAGSIELVTIFIVLVSYGFILFAILKINSAEGRRKVFSTCGAHLTGVSIFHGTILFMYVRPSSNYTLEHDMVVSTIYTIVIPMLNPIIYSLRNKDVKEAMKKLLKRNCFMKKNIF; this is translated from the coding sequence ATGACAAGGACTCCATCAGATAAGAATGCAGAAAAAATTCAGATGAACAATGTGACTGAAATTACAGTGTTTATACTCCTGGGATTCACAGATGATTTTGAcatgaaaatattcttatttatattatttctcgCAATATACCTTGTAACTTTGATTGGGAATCTGGGATTGGTTACATTGGTCATTGAGGATTCACGGCTCCATACCCCCATGTACTATTTTCTAACTGTTTTGTCATTTTTGGACGCTTGCTTTTCTACAGTACTGACTCCCAAAATGTtggtaaattttttttcaaaaaataaatccatttcaCTTGTCGGATGTGCAACGCAGATGCTTCTTTTTGTTACCTTCGGAACCACAGAATGTTTCCTTTTGGCAGCAATGGCTTATGACCGCTACTTGGCAATCTACAACCCACTTCTGTATACAGTAAGGATGTCACCCAGGGTCTATGTGCCACTCATTATTGCTTCATATGCTGATGGAATTTTACATGCTACTATACACACAGTGGCTACTTTTAGCCTTTCTTTCTGTGGATCCAATGAGATTAGGCATGTCTTCTGTGATATTCCTCCATTGCTCACAATTTCTTGTTCTGACACTCACTTAAATCAACTTCTTCTCTTCTACTGTGCAGGCTCCATTGAACTAGTCACCATCTTTATTGTCCTAGTTTCCTATGGTTTTATTCTGTTTGCCATTCTGAAGATTAATTCAgctgaagggaggaggaaagTTTTTTCTACATGTGGGGCTCACCTAACAGGAGTGTCCATTTTCCATGGGACAATCCTCTTTATGTATGTGAGACCAAGTTCCAATTACACCCTCGAGCATGACATGGTAGTGTCAACAATATATACCATTGTCATTCCCATGCTAAATCCTATTATCTACAGCTTGAGAAACAAAGATGTAAAAGAGGCAATGAAAAAGTTGCTCAAGAGAAAttgcttcatgaaaaaaaatatattttaa